The proteins below come from a single Treponema phagedenis genomic window:
- the tuf gene encoding elongation factor Tu — protein sequence MAKEKFERTKVHMNVGTIGHVDHGKTTLSAAITTYCAKKYGDKLLKYDEIDNAPEEKARGITINTRHLEYTSEKRHYAHIDCPGHADYVKNMITGAAQMDGGVLVVSAPDGVMPQTKEHLLLARQVGVPSIIVFLNKVDLVDDPELIELVEEEVRDALESYGFPRDTPLIKGSAFKALAEGATPEDTACIEELLTTMDTYFKDPVRDDAKPFLMPIEDIFTISGRGTVVTGRIERGVIKLNEEVEIVGIRPTKKTVVTGIEMFNKLLDQGIAGDNVGLLLRGVDKKEVERGQVLAKPGTILPHTKFEAQIYVLSKEEGGRHSPFLSGYRPQFYFRTTDITGTIQLPDGVEMVKPGDNTKIIGELIHPIAMDKGLKLAIREGGRTIASGQVTEILG from the coding sequence ATGGCAAAGGAAAAGTTCGAAAGAACAAAAGTTCACATGAATGTTGGTACCATTGGGCACGTTGACCATGGTAAAACAACTCTTTCGGCAGCGATCACTACGTATTGTGCAAAAAAATATGGTGATAAGCTTCTAAAATATGATGAAATTGATAATGCTCCGGAAGAAAAGGCTCGCGGTATTACGATTAATACACGACATCTTGAGTACACGTCTGAGAAGCGCCATTATGCGCATATCGACTGTCCCGGTCACGCTGACTATGTTAAAAACATGATCACCGGTGCTGCTCAGATGGATGGCGGCGTGCTTGTTGTTTCCGCTCCCGATGGTGTTATGCCTCAGACAAAAGAGCATTTGCTTTTGGCTCGTCAGGTAGGTGTTCCGTCAATTATTGTTTTCTTGAACAAAGTTGATTTGGTGGATGATCCGGAACTTATTGAGCTTGTAGAAGAAGAAGTGCGTGATGCGCTTGAAAGCTACGGCTTCCCGCGCGATACCCCCTTAATAAAGGGTTCCGCTTTTAAGGCTCTGGCGGAAGGTGCGACTCCTGAAGATACAGCATGTATTGAAGAGTTGCTTACTACTATGGATACTTACTTCAAGGATCCTGTACGTGATGATGCAAAGCCGTTCTTGATGCCTATTGAGGATATCTTTACAATTTCCGGACGAGGAACTGTTGTAACAGGTCGTATCGAACGCGGTGTTATTAAGCTTAACGAAGAGGTTGAGATTGTCGGTATTCGTCCTACAAAGAAAACCGTTGTTACCGGGATCGAAATGTTTAACAAGCTTTTGGATCAAGGTATTGCTGGTGATAACGTCGGCTTGTTGCTTCGTGGTGTTGATAAGAAAGAAGTTGAGCGCGGGCAGGTTCTTGCAAAGCCGGGCACAATTCTCCCTCACACTAAATTTGAGGCTCAAATTTATGTTCTTTCTAAAGAAGAGGGTGGCCGCCATAGCCCGTTCCTTTCAGGGTATCGGCCTCAGTTCTACTTTAGAACCACCGATATTACCGGAACAATTCAGCTCCCTGATGGTGTTGAAATGGTTAAACCTGGTGATAATACAAAGATTATAGGTGAGCTCATTCACCCGATCGCTATGGATAAAGGTCTTAAACTTGCTATCCGAGAAGGTGGACGAACTATTGCTTCAGGACAGGTAACTGAAATTCTGGGGTAG
- the rpsJ gene encoding 30S ribosomal protein S10 gives MAKEKIRVRLRGFDVDLVDQSSKAIVQAVQKAEAKVSGPIPLPTRVNKFTVLRSPHVNKKSREQFEMRTHKRLIDIIEPTQDVMNALMGLELSAGVDVEIKQ, from the coding sequence ATGGCTAAAGAAAAGATTCGCGTAAGGCTTCGCGGATTTGATGTTGATCTTGTTGATCAAAGCTCAAAGGCGATTGTGCAAGCTGTTCAAAAGGCAGAGGCAAAGGTTTCAGGGCCTATCCCGCTTCCTACAAGGGTGAATAAGTTTACTGTTCTTCGCTCTCCCCACGTTAATAAAAAATCGAGAGAGCAGTTTGAAATGAGAACGCACAAGCGATTGATTGATATTATTGAGCCCACGCAGGATGTGATGAATGCTCTGATGGGGTTGGAGCTTTCTGCAGGGGTTGATGTAGAGATTAAACAGTAA
- the rplC gene encoding 50S ribosomal protein L3: MVGLIGKKIGMTQVFNEQGHLMPVTVIQVEPNTVVALKDEEKFGYSAVVLGLGEMKEKHTAKPYAGQFADMKPVKLLKEFRGFDKEVSVGEKIGVEILDTTRYLDVTAVSKGKGFQGVVKRWGFGGGRASHGSKFHREAGSTGQCTSPGRSFKNVKMPGRMGAEKVTVQNLRIEKIDPEVGVVMVRGSVPGKKDATVFLKSAVKREK, from the coding sequence ATGGTTGGACTGATTGGAAAAAAAATAGGCATGACGCAGGTGTTTAACGAGCAGGGGCATTTAATGCCTGTTACTGTTATTCAGGTTGAGCCGAACACTGTTGTTGCCTTGAAAGATGAAGAAAAATTCGGCTATTCCGCTGTTGTGCTCGGTTTAGGCGAAATGAAAGAAAAGCATACGGCAAAACCGTATGCGGGACAGTTTGCGGATATGAAACCGGTGAAATTACTGAAAGAATTTCGCGGTTTTGATAAAGAGGTTTCCGTTGGCGAAAAAATCGGTGTTGAGATTCTGGATACTACCCGTTATCTTGATGTAACTGCGGTTTCGAAAGGAAAAGGGTTTCAGGGTGTTGTTAAACGCTGGGGTTTTGGCGGCGGTCGAGCTTCTCACGGTTCAAAATTTCACAGAGAGGCCGGTTCTACCGGTCAGTGCACAAGCCCGGGGCGATCATTTAAAAACGTGAAAATGCCTGGCCGGATGGGTGCAGAAAAAGTAACTGTGCAAAATTTACGGATTGAAAAGATTGATCCTGAGGTGGGTGTTGTTATGGTTCGCGGTTCCGTTCCGGGGAAAAAAGATGCAACCGTATTTTTAAAATCCGCAGTAAAGCGCGAAAAATAA
- the rplD gene encoding 50S ribosomal protein L4: MEKKVYSVDGKELRTINLDDAVFGLPVNEDVIYYAVNNELANNRVGTACTKGRAEVNGSNAKPYRQKGTGRARRGDKKSPILVGGGTIFGPKPRDYSYVMPKKAKRLAMKSLLSMKAQDDRLTVVEDFTIESGKTKDLAKILSNFAERERTVLILHDDDPMLKRAGKNIPRLSFLSYNRLRAHDLFYGRKVLILESAVKKLSDFYNSEDAE; this comes from the coding sequence ATGGAAAAAAAGGTTTATTCAGTCGATGGCAAAGAATTGCGGACGATTAATCTCGATGATGCCGTTTTCGGTCTTCCTGTCAATGAAGATGTTATTTACTATGCGGTGAATAATGAGCTGGCGAACAATCGTGTCGGTACTGCCTGTACAAAAGGGCGCGCCGAAGTAAATGGCTCTAATGCAAAGCCGTATCGGCAGAAGGGTACCGGAAGGGCAAGACGCGGTGATAAAAAATCTCCGATTTTGGTCGGTGGTGGGACTATTTTTGGGCCCAAGCCGCGCGATTATAGTTATGTAATGCCTAAAAAGGCAAAGCGTCTGGCTATGAAGTCTCTTTTGAGTATGAAAGCGCAAGACGATCGACTTACGGTAGTTGAGGATTTTACAATCGAAAGCGGAAAAACAAAAGATCTGGCAAAAATTTTAAGCAATTTTGCGGAGAGAGAGCGAACCGTTCTCATTCTTCATGATGATGATCCTATGTTAAAACGAGCAGGTAAGAATATCCCGCGGCTTTCGTTTTTATCATATAACAGATTGCGTGCGCATGACTTGTTTTATGGACGAAAAGTGTTGATATTGGAGTCTGCGGTTAAAAAGCTTTCTGATTTTTATAATTCGGAGGATGCTGAATAA
- a CDS encoding 50S ribosomal protein L23 — MEHNDIIIAPVLTEKSSSLREEGKYVFRVDSRATKIQIKEAVAKLFNVKVEKCTVMNVEGKMRRVRYRAGKTSGWKKAIVKLAAGQSIKIFEGA; from the coding sequence ATGGAACATAATGATATTATTATAGCACCTGTGCTGACCGAAAAGTCAAGTAGTTTACGAGAAGAAGGGAAATATGTTTTTAGGGTTGATTCTCGAGCTACAAAGATTCAGATTAAGGAAGCAGTAGCAAAACTTTTTAATGTCAAAGTTGAAAAGTGTACTGTTATGAATGTTGAAGGAAAAATGCGCCGAGTTCGTTATCGTGCCGGAAAAACTTCAGGATGGAAGAAGGCTATTGTAAAACTGGCCGCCGGTCAATCGATAAAGATATTTGAAGGTGCTTAA
- the rplB gene encoding 50S ribosomal protein L2, translated as MALKVYKPITPGLRGRIDIRRDEITAQKPEKSLTQGKASKAGRDSNGRISVRHQGGGHKKKYRIIDFKRNKFGIPGTVRTIEYDPNRSANIALIFYADGEKRYILAPKGLQVGQKVVSGENASLDIANALPLEVIPVGFTVHNVELKIGRGGQMARSAGASVLIAAKEGDYVTIKLPSGETRMVHKKCYATIGEVGNGDHMNTALGKAGRARWRGIRPTVRGMSMNPVDHPLGGGEGRGKGRNPVTPWGQPCKGFKTRKKRNPSDKFIVSKRK; from the coding sequence ATGGCTCTTAAAGTATATAAGCCTATAACACCGGGACTAAGAGGACGCATTGACATCCGCCGAGATGAAATTACCGCACAGAAGCCGGAAAAAAGCCTTACTCAGGGAAAGGCTTCAAAAGCGGGGCGTGATAGTAACGGCAGGATTTCGGTACGTCATCAAGGTGGCGGGCATAAAAAAAAGTATCGCATAATAGATTTTAAGCGAAATAAATTCGGTATTCCGGGTACTGTCAGAACAATAGAATATGACCCGAATCGCAGTGCAAACATCGCTTTAATTTTTTATGCCGATGGTGAAAAACGGTATATTCTCGCTCCTAAAGGATTGCAAGTTGGGCAAAAAGTTGTAAGCGGTGAGAACGCTTCTTTAGATATTGCCAATGCGCTTCCGTTGGAGGTTATTCCGGTAGGATTTACCGTGCATAATGTTGAACTCAAAATCGGTCGGGGAGGGCAAATGGCTCGCTCTGCCGGGGCTTCTGTTCTAATTGCGGCAAAAGAGGGTGATTATGTTACCATCAAACTGCCTTCCGGGGAAACGCGGATGGTGCATAAAAAATGCTATGCGACAATCGGTGAAGTTGGAAATGGGGATCATATGAATACGGCTCTTGGAAAAGCGGGTCGTGCTCGTTGGAGAGGTATACGGCCTACCGTTCGCGGTATGTCTATGAACCCAGTTGATCACCCGCTCGGAGGCGGTGAGGGCAGGGGTAAAGGACGTAACCCCGTAACGCCTTGGGGTCAGCCGTGTAAGGGATTTAAGACTCGTAAAAAGCGTAACCCTTCCGACAAGTTTATAGTGTCGAAGCGGAAGTAG
- the rpsS gene encoding 30S ribosomal protein S19: MSRSVKKGPFVEKSLYKKVVEMNKTGDQKSKRMVKTYSRCSTIIPEMVGFTISVYNGKSWIPVYITEEFVGHKLGEFSPTRIFRGHGGSDKKVGR; the protein is encoded by the coding sequence ATGTCAAGATCTGTTAAAAAAGGACCATTTGTAGAAAAGAGTCTTTATAAAAAGGTTGTTGAGATGAACAAGACGGGGGATCAAAAATCAAAGCGAATGGTTAAAACCTACTCCCGATGTTCCACAATTATACCTGAAATGGTTGGGTTTACGATTTCCGTATACAATGGTAAATCATGGATTCCTGTATACATAACCGAAGAATTTGTCGGGCATAAACTCGGAGAGTTCTCTCCGACGCGAATATTTCGCGGGCATGGCGGTTCTGATAAAAAAGTTGGAAGGTAG
- the rplV gene encoding 50S ribosomal protein L22, protein MAEKTGYKAVSKFLIASPTKVRPVANVVKRKSYTDAMAILENMPQKGARLISKTMKSAASNALDINKELDEDMLIIKDIQIDEGPRLKRLWCRGRGRADVQLKRMCHITVVVEEKAGA, encoded by the coding sequence ATGGCTGAAAAAACAGGATATAAAGCGGTATCCAAATTCCTTATAGCATCCCCTACCAAGGTGCGACCGGTTGCGAATGTTGTAAAACGGAAGTCATATACCGATGCAATGGCAATTTTGGAAAACATGCCCCAAAAGGGGGCGCGCTTGATTTCAAAAACTATGAAATCCGCCGCCTCAAATGCTTTAGATATCAATAAAGAGCTTGATGAAGACATGCTCATTATAAAAGACATTCAAATTGATGAAGGGCCGCGGTTAAAGAGACTGTGGTGCCGTGGGCGTGGGCGCGCTGACGTGCAATTGAAAAGAATGTGTCATATTACCGTTGTGGTAGAAGAAAAGGCGGGAGCATAA
- the rpsC gene encoding 30S ribosomal protein S3, whose amino-acid sequence MGQKVNPIGLRLGINKTWSSRWYADPREYADTLHEDLRIRKIIQELPEAKNADIACVDIIRHPQRITIMIHTARPGVIIGVKGATIEKIGADIQKKLDKKVQIKIKEIKRAELNASLVAQNVARQLAGRASFRKALKQACFNTMKAGAQGVKIRVSGRLGGAEMSRTEEMKEGRTPLHTLRADIDYGFAEAHTTYGKIGVKVWLYAGMMYGNEQKEDAGSLLRKQRKECSDRPQRRERRPNRKELNNGSES is encoded by the coding sequence ATGGGACAAAAAGTTAATCCGATAGGTTTAAGACTGGGAATCAACAAGACATGGTCTTCACGCTGGTATGCCGATCCGCGTGAGTATGCGGATACGCTACATGAAGACTTAAGGATTAGAAAAATAATCCAAGAGCTTCCTGAAGCTAAAAACGCCGACATTGCTTGTGTTGACATTATTCGGCATCCGCAAAGAATAACAATTATGATTCATACCGCGCGCCCCGGCGTAATAATCGGTGTGAAAGGGGCGACGATAGAAAAAATAGGTGCTGACATTCAGAAGAAGCTTGATAAGAAGGTACAGATTAAAATTAAAGAAATTAAGCGCGCGGAGCTTAATGCCTCTTTGGTAGCACAGAATGTTGCCCGCCAGCTTGCAGGTCGTGCTTCTTTCAGAAAAGCATTAAAACAGGCGTGTTTTAATACCATGAAAGCAGGTGCGCAAGGTGTAAAAATAAGAGTGTCGGGGCGCTTGGGTGGGGCTGAGATGTCTCGGACGGAAGAAATGAAGGAGGGTAGAACTCCTTTGCATACGCTGCGCGCCGACATTGATTATGGCTTTGCTGAAGCTCATACAACCTATGGTAAAATCGGCGTAAAGGTTTGGCTTTATGCCGGAATGATGTATGGAAATGAACAAAAAGAAGATGCTGGTTCTTTGTTACGAAAGCAGCGAAAAGAATGCTCCGATCGCCCGCAAAGACGCGAACGAAGACCCAACAGGAAGGAGTTAAACAATGGCTCTGAGTCCTAA
- the rplP gene encoding 50S ribosomal protein L16, with product MALSPKRVKYRKIQRGRVKGNATRGNKIDFGDYALVSLEPFWLTNRQLEAARVALNRKIRRGGKLWIRVFPDKPYTKKPAETRMGKGKGAPEYWVAVVKPGTIIFELAGIERTLAEEAMLLAGSKLPFKTRFAEHPREA from the coding sequence ATGGCTCTGAGTCCTAAAAGAGTAAAATACAGAAAGATTCAGCGCGGAAGAGTTAAGGGAAATGCTACACGCGGTAATAAAATTGATTTTGGTGATTATGCGCTTGTATCCCTTGAGCCCTTTTGGCTGACAAACAGACAGTTGGAAGCTGCCCGTGTGGCTTTAAACAGAAAGATTAGACGTGGCGGTAAGTTATGGATAAGAGTTTTCCCTGACAAGCCTTACACCAAAAAACCTGCTGAAACCCGTATGGGTAAGGGAAAAGGTGCGCCCGAGTACTGGGTTGCCGTTGTAAAACCGGGGACGATTATTTTTGAGCTTGCCGGAATTGAGCGAACGCTTGCGGAAGAGGCAATGTTGCTTGCCGGCAGTAAACTTCCGTTTAAAACGCGCTTTGCGGAACATCCGCGTGAAGCATAA
- the rpmC gene encoding 50S ribosomal protein L29, which produces MKKPNYKDMSYAELLAKRKDLKQKYMDLRFQLVVGHVDNKLLKRTMRREIATINTFLRQKELAGEVK; this is translated from the coding sequence ATGAAAAAACCTAACTACAAGGACATGTCTTATGCAGAGCTTCTTGCAAAGCGTAAGGACTTAAAACAAAAGTATATGGATTTACGGTTTCAGCTTGTTGTTGGCCATGTGGATAACAAATTGCTGAAAAGAACAATGCGTCGCGAAATAGCGACAATCAACACATTCCTTCGTCAAAAAGAGTTGGCGGGAGAAGTAAAGTAG
- the rpsQ gene encoding 30S ribosomal protein S17, which produces MEQNVEKKKTGNREFVGIVTSDKMDKTITVQVTTKKLHKLYKKYLSRSKKYKAHDEENTAKYGDTVRIMESRPLSKDKCWRLVEIVERAK; this is translated from the coding sequence GTGGAACAGAATGTTGAAAAAAAGAAAACCGGGAACCGCGAGTTTGTTGGAATTGTAACAAGCGATAAAATGGATAAAACCATTACCGTGCAAGTTACAACCAAGAAACTTCATAAGCTGTATAAAAAGTATTTGTCGCGAAGCAAAAAATACAAAGCACACGATGAAGAAAATACAGCTAAATATGGAGATACTGTGCGGATTATGGAAAGTCGTCCTTTAAGCAAAGACAAATGCTGGCGACTTGTTGAAATTGTTGAGCGAGCTAAGTAA
- the rplN gene encoding 50S ribosomal protein L14 has protein sequence MVQMQSRLNVADNSGAKLVECIKVIGGSHRRYAGIGDIIVVAVKDTLPTSTVKKGSVEKAVIVRVSKEYRRLDGTYIRFDDNACVLIDANKNPKGKRIFGPVARELRDVGFMKIVSLAPEVL, from the coding sequence ATGGTTCAAATGCAGTCAAGATTAAACGTTGCCGATAACTCCGGAGCAAAGCTTGTTGAGTGTATCAAAGTAATCGGCGGATCGCATCGAAGATATGCCGGAATTGGTGATATTATTGTTGTGGCGGTTAAGGACACACTCCCCACATCTACAGTAAAAAAAGGTTCCGTAGAGAAAGCGGTGATTGTCCGTGTTTCCAAAGAATATCGCCGCCTTGACGGTACTTATATCCGCTTTGATGATAATGCCTGTGTTCTTATTGATGCAAATAAGAACCCCAAGGGAAAGCGAATTTTTGGACCGGTTGCTCGAGAACTTCGAGATGTCGGGTTTATGAAAATCGTATCGTTGGCCCCTGAAGTTCTTTAG
- the rplX gene encoding 50S ribosomal protein L24 → MANKIKIKKNDTVEVIAGKDKGKRGMVLRVLPSSNRVIVQGLNMQKKAMRRKSQQDRGGIMEIETPIHVSNVMIVGKNGPTRIGYKMEGDKKIRICRKTGEAL, encoded by the coding sequence ATGGCTAATAAAATTAAGATCAAAAAGAATGATACGGTAGAAGTTATCGCGGGGAAAGATAAAGGCAAAAGAGGTATGGTTCTCCGAGTGCTTCCATCCTCTAATCGAGTGATCGTGCAGGGCTTAAATATGCAAAAAAAAGCAATGCGGAGAAAAAGTCAGCAGGATAGAGGCGGAATTATGGAAATTGAAACTCCTATTCACGTTTCTAACGTCATGATCGTCGGGAAAAACGGACCTACTCGTATCGGATATAAAATGGAAGGCGATAAAAAAATAAGAATATGTCGTAAAACTGGAGAGGCGTTGTAA
- the rplE gene encoding 50S ribosomal protein L5, producing the protein MSNYVPRLKKVYTENIAPALVEEFGYTTIMQVPKLKKIVLSMGVGEALTNKKLLDAAVTDLGIITGQKAVKTKAKKSIANFKLREGNEIGAMVTLRGSRMYEFLDRFINVALPRVKDFRGVNPNGFDGRGNYSMGVTEQIIFPEIDFDKIERIAGLNITMVTSAQTDQEARSLLGKFGMPFRK; encoded by the coding sequence ATGAGTAATTATGTACCTCGGCTTAAGAAAGTCTATACAGAAAATATAGCCCCTGCATTAGTAGAAGAATTCGGTTACACAACAATAATGCAAGTGCCGAAGCTCAAAAAAATCGTTTTAAGCATGGGTGTTGGTGAAGCTCTCACGAATAAGAAACTTCTTGATGCCGCAGTGACGGATCTCGGTATTATTACCGGACAGAAGGCTGTGAAAACAAAGGCAAAAAAGAGTATCGCAAACTTTAAACTTCGTGAGGGAAACGAAATTGGTGCGATGGTAACATTGCGCGGCTCAAGAATGTATGAATTTCTTGATCGTTTTATAAATGTTGCTTTGCCTCGAGTTAAGGATTTTCGCGGTGTAAATCCGAACGGTTTTGACGGTCGCGGAAATTATTCAATGGGAGTTACCGAACAAATAATTTTTCCTGAAATTGATTTTGATAAAATCGAAAGAATTGCCGGATTAAATATCACAATGGTTACTTCCGCTCAAACAGACCAAGAGGCCCGCAGCCTTCTTGGAAAGTTTGGTATGCCCTTTAGAAAATAA
- a CDS encoding type Z 30S ribosomal protein S14, producing MAKTSLINKANRTPKFSTRKYNRCRVCGRPRGYMRKFEMCRICFRKLASEGQIPGVTKSSW from the coding sequence ATGGCAAAAACATCATTAATAAATAAGGCAAATAGAACCCCTAAGTTTTCTACACGCAAATATAATCGATGTAGAGTATGCGGTAGACCTCGCGGGTATATGAGAAAATTTGAAATGTGCCGTATCTGTTTTAGAAAATTAGCCAGTGAAGGTCAGATACCAGGCGTTACAAAATCAAGTTGGTAG
- the rpsH gene encoding 30S ribosomal protein S8, translated as MSVSDPVADMLTKIRNAATAGHEKVDVPSSKLKLEIVKILKTEGYIRNFKKIAEDGTNNIRVFLKYDDNEVSVIQGIEKLSTPGRRVYSGYKTLPRVYNGYGTLIVSTSLGVTTGKRAAEQQVGGELICKVW; from the coding sequence ATGAGTGTTTCAGATCCGGTTGCAGATATGCTGACAAAAATTCGTAATGCAGCGACAGCAGGACATGAGAAAGTAGATGTGCCTTCTTCAAAACTTAAGCTTGAGATTGTAAAAATATTAAAAACGGAAGGCTATATTAGGAATTTTAAGAAAATTGCCGAAGACGGTACGAACAATATTCGGGTATTCTTAAAATATGATGATAATGAAGTTTCGGTAATTCAAGGGATTGAAAAATTATCAACTCCCGGTCGAAGAGTGTATTCGGGATATAAAACATTACCGCGCGTATATAATGGCTATGGGACATTAATCGTTTCAACTTCATTGGGTGTAACAACAGGTAAGCGTGCCGCTGAACAACAGGTAGGCGGAGAGCTGATCTGTAAGGTTTGGTAG
- the rplF gene encoding 50S ribosomal protein L6, whose product MSKVGKLPVVIPAGVKVSVSPTAFTVEGPKGKLTQDYLPLVDIKVEGAEALVTRKNDTKEARSCHGLYRKLLSNMVAGVTNGFSKTLIINGVGYRAEVKDKILVMALGYSNDFSVLIPEGIEVKVESPGKIVVSGISKERVGEFAAQIRKLRLPEPYKGKGIRYDDEVIVRKVGKSGVK is encoded by the coding sequence ATGTCAAAGGTCGGAAAACTTCCTGTGGTAATTCCTGCAGGTGTAAAGGTATCCGTTTCTCCTACCGCTTTTACCGTGGAGGGGCCAAAAGGGAAGCTTACACAGGACTATCTTCCTTTAGTCGATATTAAAGTTGAAGGTGCGGAGGCGCTTGTTACCAGAAAGAATGATACAAAAGAAGCTCGTTCTTGTCACGGCTTATATCGAAAGCTTTTAAGCAACATGGTTGCGGGAGTAACAAACGGTTTTTCAAAAACGCTTATAATTAACGGCGTAGGATACCGTGCGGAAGTAAAGGATAAAATATTGGTTATGGCTCTCGGTTATTCAAATGATTTCAGCGTTCTTATTCCTGAAGGAATAGAGGTAAAAGTTGAAAGTCCCGGAAAAATTGTAGTTTCCGGAATAAGCAAAGAGCGTGTTGGTGAGTTCGCGGCACAAATTCGCAAACTTCGGCTTCCTGAACCTTATAAAGGAAAGGGAATACGATATGACGATGAAGTTATTGTGCGCAAAGTCGGTAAATCCGGGGTTAAATAA
- the rplR gene encoding 50S ribosomal protein L18 → MIRKQNDKNRKRMKRKIHIRKRIHGTAERPRMSVFRSNKNISVQVIDDDKGCTLVSVSTLEKDLASLKVNIASGEKVGEEIGKRLKEKNIDTVVFDRNGFLYHGVVAAVADGARKAGINF, encoded by the coding sequence ATGATTAGAAAACAAAATGATAAAAACAGAAAACGAATGAAGCGTAAGATCCATATCCGAAAAAGGATTCACGGAACAGCAGAGCGTCCTCGAATGTCTGTTTTCCGCAGTAATAAAAATATTTCGGTACAGGTTATTGATGATGATAAAGGCTGCACATTGGTTTCCGTATCCACGTTGGAAAAAGATCTTGCTTCTTTAAAAGTGAATATTGCATCCGGTGAAAAAGTCGGTGAAGAGATTGGAAAACGGCTCAAAGAGAAAAACATCGACACTGTTGTTTTTGACAGAAACGGCTTTTTATATCACGGCGTAGTAGCGGCTGTTGCCGACGGTGCCCGCAAAGCGGGAATTAATTTCTAG
- the rpsE gene encoding 30S ribosomal protein S5, giving the protein MDRQKDFGKGRQNEKEFIEKLIKLNRTAKVVKGGRRFSFSALTVVGDQKGRVGYGFGKANDVSEAIRKSLEKAKHNMVVFPLKDGTIPHEVQGKFKGSSVLLRPACSGTGIIAGGTIRAIMEAAGATNVLSKSLGSNSAVNVVRATFEAASQLMDAKTAAKNRGKSLAEFWG; this is encoded by the coding sequence ATGGATCGTCAAAAAGATTTCGGCAAAGGCCGACAGAATGAAAAAGAATTTATAGAAAAACTGATTAAGCTCAACCGTACTGCAAAAGTTGTAAAAGGCGGACGCAGATTTTCTTTTTCCGCTCTTACAGTTGTAGGTGATCAAAAAGGTCGGGTTGGATACGGATTCGGCAAAGCAAATGATGTAAGCGAGGCAATTAGAAAAAGTCTTGAAAAAGCAAAACACAATATGGTTGTGTTTCCTCTTAAAGACGGAACAATTCCTCATGAAGTGCAGGGAAAATTTAAAGGTTCTTCAGTTTTGCTACGTCCCGCATGTTCAGGTACCGGAATTATTGCAGGCGGTACTATTCGTGCCATCATGGAAGCGGCAGGAGCTACTAATGTGCTTTCAAAATCATTAGGCTCAAACTCTGCAGTAAATGTGGTGCGGGCAACCTTTGAAGCCGCCTCTCAGCTGATGGATGCGAAAACTGCCGCTAAAAATAGAGGCAAAAGCCTTGCGGAATTTTGGGGGTAG
- the rpmD gene encoding 50S ribosomal protein L30 — MGKKISIKLIRSTIGQRVHVCKTVRSLGLGKLNSVVEKEANPAILGMVRTVSHLVEVKELN, encoded by the coding sequence ATGGGAAAAAAAATTAGTATTAAACTTATACGAAGTACAATAGGCCAGCGGGTGCATGTATGTAAAACTGTACGCTCGCTCGGTTTGGGTAAGTTGAATTCAGTGGTGGAAAAAGAAGCGAACCCTGCTATTTTAGGGATGGTTCGCACTGTTTCTCACCTTGTTGAGGTAAAGGAGTTGAACTAA